One genomic region from Onychostoma macrolepis isolate SWU-2019 chromosome 23, ASM1243209v1, whole genome shotgun sequence encodes:
- the flnb gene encoding filamin-C isoform X1, with amino-acid sequence MGDFKGSVTAAAINLAEDAPWKKIQKNTFTRWCNEHLKSVELQISELKFDLSDGLILISLLEVLSHKRMFRKYHTRPTFRQLKLDNVSVALEFLDREKVKLVSIDSKAIVDGNLKLILGLVWTLIQHYSISTPVWEDEANDSVSKLTPEMRLLGWIQNKVPELPITNFSQDWQDGKALGALVDGLAPGLCPDWESWDTVHRVSNTKEAMQQADDWLGIPQLIAPEEILDPAVDEQSVMTYLSLFPKARLKSGAPLKPKKVPKPKACRATGRGLQSKGMRVGQLAQFKVDTHKAGPGNLEVNIRDPSGKEVAVTQKDAHVGVYTFEYTPTATGDHTVDITWVNQHIAKSPFKVHVGSKAGPQKIRAWGPGLEGGTVGLSADFLVESVDADSGMLGFAIEGPSQAKIECVDHNDGSCLVRFWPTEAGEYAVHVMCDDEEIQDSPFMTSIRPKRKDFHPDKVKVEGPGVSQTGCIANLRTEFTVDTKRAGEGELKVYAQRADGEFVDVIVASEQSGVIVCSYIPSSLSKHTIAVAWGGVMVPGSPFIVTPRRIKITPCSPVWFKPDGSEMYYSDDEMDLDEDFPENFGHGELVMNIVSPSNIQADATKVLSLMLFVHSLEQCSIRCCLFLQVKAHGPGLKEGFLGEQAEFIIDTSRAGSGRLAVRVDGPCEVTLQCLDNQDGTCTLFYLPTEHGMYKINVLFDNSHITGSPFQAVIQKPIDPSKVLVTDLDLLQGKVGEPCIVNIDCAIAGSGAPSVQAISDSGVIVQTEVKENEDGTYTAVYVPLTGGVYTLLLKYGGKEVPFRKVMVNPKVCKSHVKVSRQGVVVSDCETDTCQVVANGLGLQKGLTGHPNVFSVNASRSSVDDLDITVEGLSECHVTCKDSGEGMYNVEYTPSVPGDYKITITCGENHIPGSPFIASVKDVSITADSGVCLQSGICASTNTDTHGSGVPEIKYSEDGIYRSCPPPSMEDRDSFIGPQRPCGSSNPIQFQALPNCDRNTELPSARGGNMAEIIVPGIKGGICARTPQSFTIDCSSSGETPETVAVMRPDGSMELLELTYSGDGSYTVVYLPTMDGCHLLMVKFTNDESFNRQFGFEVLPIDDTAQVDVSGPGLTSGMCAWRPQIFTVDCTCTRKVPQFVAIMTPDGLTETIEVEDNGDWTYTVNYTPSMEGLHSLMVKYAEDNSFCSPFNFHVLPVPNSDDKHCGGKGSKNGTPVFGLGLEAQVCVNTPQTFTINGSSTGEPPETVAVVTPDGKVKLLNAKDNGDGTYLVSYSSSAEGSHSIMVKYSSDDSFRSLLRFHAIPSHSGSNVKDVLNKEELSSQEGSVHAKAPQIFANGCSVAPETVTTVKANTQNRSINLADVMDNEDRTCAPNMEGSNSVMDKYSSEETFRSNSEFPEDLTVEHTEPKVCAQIPQSFKINCSKSGKPPACVLMITPNGKTELTEVKENADGTYSVKYFPNIEGLHSLMVKYADEESYCNPLRFHVLPHSAMKDQHVTNTTEVCGGQLKEDVCAQIPQDFTTCCNTSEAPEIELMKADGSTKLVEVLNNESKISAAKHKPSAEGSHSSAVRNPSEEDFQSHQPSSSCKPQGFQNKVEGRNVNPLGAINQAGFLSCDIVLPSNLSEGEITGEVITPSGKTTQPNVIDDKDGTIILKFDPSEEGLHQLLIKSSRSDLPELPLQYYANSLANRSSMAYGRGLVYGIANETATFTICQEDSASSELDITIEGPSEADVRCVDNEDGTCTVSYFPTEPGDYEIQIQHDDVPIRGSPFKSRIADGNVRRSQVKLGSAVDFTLDITEEDISQLSASIMSPAGNYVPCLLKTQPDSHLGVSFIPREAGEHLVSIMKDGEHVSNSPISLSISQAEIGDTSKVKAFGTGLHTGRTFCTSEFVVDTWDAGYGGLTVVIEGPSKVDVHTEELEHGTCNISYCPIKAGNYKISIKFSDEHIPGSPFTAVVTDRGFMRENITYNQKAAPIASVGSECSLAFKIPGTDAQTLSAYVHEPSGRPGEAVIVATGSDTYAVSFLAKEKGVYNVTVNNQDQTIPGWPLQYTVGPLGQGGCEKVQVWGKGLQKALASVPADFNIWSREAGTGTLSVSVEGPGKIELHFDDQLDGSCIVSYTAQEPGDYEVSVMFDEEHVSQSPFYVTVSAGTDKSLSQGQNCSAVDHNQMCNSYEEPSLSDMEINTTSDSSAEPVFLSDASKVICHGPGLSKGFLGRKNTFYVDCSKAGQNLLFVGMHGPTVPCERVSIIHMGGHQYRINYAVKERGKYILAVKWGDEHIPGSPFHITVL; translated from the exons ACAGTAAGGCCATAGTGGATGGGAACTTGAAGCTGATCCTGGGTCTAGTATGGACCCTGATACAGCATTACTCCATCTCCACCCCGGTGTGGGAGGATGAGGCAAACGATTCTGTCTCCAAACTGACTCCAGAGATGAGGCTTCTGGGATGGATCCAAAACAAAGTCCCTGAGCTCCCCATAACTAACTTCAGCCAGGACTGGCAGGATGGCAAGGCCCTTGGTGCATTAGTGGATGGACTGGCACCAG GCTTGTGTCCTGACTGGGAGAGCTGGGACACGGTGCATCGGGTGAGTAACACTAAAGAAGCCATGCAGCAAGCAGATGATTGGCTTGGAATTCCACAG CTCATAGCCCCAGAGGAGATTCTTGATCCAGCTGTGGATGAGCAGTCAGTGATGACATATCTCTCACTTTTCCCCAAAGCCAGACTGAAATCTGGAGCTCCACTCAAGCCAAAGAAAG tgCCTAAACCCAAAGCCTGTCGTGCCACAGGACGGGGACTGCAGTCCAAAGGCATGAGAGTAGGTCAGCTGGCCCAGTTTAAGGTGGACACCCACAAAGCTGGGCCTGGAAATCTGGAGGTCAATATTAGAGACCCCA GTGGTAAGGAAGTGGCTGTTACACAGAAGGATGCTCATGTTGGTGTATATACCTTTGAATATACACCCACTGCTACAGGAGATCACACAGTGGACATCACTTGGGTTAATCAGCACATTGCCAAGAG CCCGTTTAAAGTCCATGTTGGTTCAAAAGCTGGGCCACAGAAGATCCGGGCATGGGGACCAGGACTTGAGGGAGGGACTGTGGGTTTGTCAGCTGATTTCTTAGTGGAATCTGTTGATGCAGATTCTGGCATGCTGG GTTTCGCCATTGAAGGTCCATCTCAGGCAAAGATTGAGTGTGTTGACCATAATGATGGCTCTTGCCTCGTGCGGTTCTGGCCAACTGAGGCCGGTGAGTATGCTGTACACGTAATGTGTGATGATGAAGAAATCCAGGACAGTCCCTTCATGACCTCCATCAGACCAAAGAGAAAAGACTTCCACCCTGACAAG GTGAAAGTAGAAGGACCAGGTGTTTCCCAAACTGGCTGCATAGCGAACCTTCGAACCGAATTTACTGTAGATACCAAGCGAGCTGGTGAAGGAGAACTTAAAGTTTATGCTCAG AGAGCAGATGGAGAGTTTGTAGATGTTATTGTTGCTTCTGAACAATCTGGTGTCATTGTCTGCTCCTACATCCCTTCATCTCTCTCCAAACACACCATTGCTGTGGCTTGGGGAGGAGTCATGGTTCCTGGCAGTCCTTTCATT GTGACACCTCGCAGGATTAAGATTACACCATGTAGCCCAGTCTGGTTTAAACCAGATGGATCGGAAATGTATTACTCTG ATGACGAGATGGACCTTGATGAAGACTTTCCAGAGAACTTTGGCCATGGAGAACTTGTTATGAACATAGTTAGCCCATCAAACATCCAAGCCGATGCCACAAAGGTATTGAGTCTTATGCTTTTTGTGCATTCACTTGAACAGTGTAGTATCAGAtgttgtttgtttcttcagGTAAAGGCTCATGGTCCAGGCCTAAAAGAAGGTTTTCTTGGAGAACAGGCTGAGTTTATCATTGACACAAGCAGAGCAGGCAGTGGAAGGCTTGCCGTAAGAGTGGATGGACCCTGTGAAGTTACACTACAATGTCTGGACAATCAAGATGGCACTTGTACACTGTTTTACCTTCCTACAGAGCATGGgatgtacaaaataaatgtccTTTTTGACAACTCTCACATAACTGGCTCTCCATTCCAGGCTGTTATACAGAAGCCGATTGATCCCTCTAAGGTTTTGGTAACAGACCTTGATCTGCTACAGGGGAAAGTCGGTGAACCTTGCATTGTAAATATAGACTGTGCAATAGCAGGATCTGGAGCTCCATCTGTGCAGGCTATCTCCGACTCAGGAGTCATTGTCCAAACCGAAGTGAAGGAGAATGAAGATGGCACCTACACAGCTGTTTATGTGCCTCTAACTGGAGGCGTATATACACTGCTTCTGAAATATGGAGGAAAGGAGGTGCCCTTTCGTAAAGTTATGGTGAATCCAAAGGTCTGCAAAAGCCATGTAAAAGTGAGCAGACAAG GCGTTGTGGTTAGTGATTGCGAAACTGACACATGTCAAGTTGTTGCAAATGGTTTGGGTCTCCAAAAGGGCCTCACTGGACATCCTAATGTGTTTAGTGTAAACGCCAG CAGATCTTCAGTTGATGATCTGGACATAACAGTGGAGGGTCTGTCTGAGTGTCACGTGACATGTAAAGACAGCGGTGAAGGCATGTATAATGTGGAATATACTCCTTCAGTGCCTGGTGACTATAAGATCACCATTACCTGTGGAGAGAACCACATTCCAG GAAGTCCATTTATTGCATCAGTGAAGGATGTTTCAATTACTGCAGACTCTGGAGTCTGTCTGCAGTCAGGGATTTGTGCATCTACAAATACTGATACTCATG GTTCTGGAGTGCCAGAGATCAAATACAGTGAAGATGGGATTTACAGATCATGTCCACCTCCATCAATGGAAGACAGGGATTCCTTCATAGGTCCTCAGAGACCTTGTGGAAGCAGCAA CCCCATCCAGTTCCAAGCACTGCCTAATTGTGACCGTAATACAGAGCTTCCCTCGGCTCGTGGTGGGAATATGGCAGAGATTATTGTTCCTGGTATTAAAGGTGGAATCTGTGCTAGAACCCCCCAAAGTTTTACTATTGACTGCAGTAGCAGTGGAGAAACACCAGAGACTGTTGCTGTGATGAGACCTGATG GTTCCATGGAGCTTCTGGAGCTGACATACAGTGGAGATGGCAGTTATACTGTTGTCTATTTGCCCACCATGGATGGCTGTCATTTATTAATGGTGAAATTCACTAATGATGAGAGTTTTAATCG ACAATTCGGGTTTGAAGTGTTGCCAATAGATGACACTGCTCAAGTTGATGTATCAGGACCAGGTCTGACATCAGGGATGTGTGCCTGGCGTCCTCAAATATTTACTGTCGACTGCACCTGCACAAGAAAAGTTCCACAGTTTGTTGCAATAATGACACCAGATG GCTTGACTGAGACAATAGAGGTTGAAGACAATGGCGATTGGACATACACTGTGAACTACACTCCTTCAATGGAAGGGCTTCATTCTTTGATGGTCAAATATGCTGAAGATAATTCCTTTTGCAG TCCTTTCAATTTTCACGTGTTGCCTGTGCCTAATTCTGATGATAAACACTGTGGAGGTAAAGGCTCAAAGAATGGTACTCCAGTTTTTGGATTGGGCTTAGAGGCGCAAGTGTGTGTAAACACTCCTCAGACCTTCACAATCAATGGCAGTAGCACTGGAGAGCCGCCAGAGACTGTAGCTGTTGTTACACCTGATG GAAAAGTCAAGCTATTAAATGCAAAAGACAATGGAGATGGAACGTACTTGGTGTCGTACTCCTCTTCTGCTGAAGGATCTCACTCAATTATGGTCAAATATTCCAGTGACGATTCCTTTAGAAG TCTTCTCAGGTTTCATGCAATACCTTCTCACTCTGGTAGCAATGTTAAAGATGTCTTAAATAAAGAGGAACTTTCGAGTCAGGAGGGAAGTGTCCACGCTAAGGCTCCTCAGATATTTGCTAATGGCTGCAGTGTGGCACCAGAGACTGTCAccacagtgaaagctaacactcAGAACC GTTCAATCAACCTTGCAGATGTGATGGACAACGAGGACAGAACTTGTGCACCAAATATGGAGGGCTCTAATTCCGTAATGGACAAATACAGCAGTGAAGAGACTTTTAGAAG CAACTCTGAGTTCCCGGAAGACTTGACAGTTGAACATACTGAACCAAAGGTTTGTGCTCAAATTCCTCAGTCGTTCAAAATCAACTGTAGTAAATCCGGGAAGCCCCCTGCGTGTGTGCTGATGATCACCCCCAACG GAAAGACTGAACTGACAGAGGTTAAAGAAAATGCAGATGGGACTTACTCTGTTAAATATTTTCCAAACATAGAAGGTCTTCATTCTTTGATGGTCAAATATGCTGATGAAGAGTCATATTGCAA TCCTCTGAGATTTCATGTCCTGCCTCACTCTGCTATGAAGGATCAACATGTAACCAATACAACTGAGGTTTGTGGTGGACAACTAAAGGAAGATGTCTGTGCTCAAATTCCTCAGGATTTCACAACTTGCTGCAACACTAGTGAGGCCCCAGAGATTGAGCTTATGAAAGCGGATG GCAGTACAAAACTTGTTGAAGTGTTAAATAATGAGAGCAAGATCAGTGCTGCAAAACACAAGCCCTCCGCTGAAGGCTCTCACTCCTCAGCTGTCAGAAATCCCAGTGAGGAGGATTTTCAAAG TCACCAGCCGTCATCCTCATGCAAACCTCAAGGTTTTCAAAACAAG GTTGAGGGCAGAAATGTAAATCCTCTTGGTGCCATTAATCAAGCAGGGTTTCTATCATGTGATATAGTCCTGCCATCAAACTTAAGTGAAGGTGAAATTACAG GTGAGGTGATCACGCCGTCTGGAAAGACAACACAGCCCAATGTGATTGATGATAAAGACGGTACCATCATTCTAAAGTTTGATCCTTCAGAAGAGGGTCTTCACCAGCTACTTATTAAATCATCCAGAAGTGATTTACCAG AACTTCCACTGCAGTATTATGCAAATAGTCTTGCTAATCGCAGCTCTATGGCCTATGGACGTGGCCTTGTGTATGGAATTGCAAATGAGACGGCAACATTCACCATCTGTCAGGAAGATTCAGCCTCGA GTGAGCTGGACATCACAATTGAGGGTCCATCTGAGGCAGATGTGCGCTGCGTGGACAATGAAGATGGCACTTGTACCGTGAGCTACTTCCCAACTGAGCCTGGAGATTATGAGATCCAGATTCAACATGATGACGTGCCTATCCGAGGTAGTCCCTTCAAGTCCAGAATTGCTG ATGGTAATGTGAGAAGGTCACAGGTAAAACTGGGCAGTGCGGTTGACTTTACCCTGGACATCACTGAAGAAGATATAAGCCAGCTCTCTGCCAGCATCATGTCACCCGCAGGCAATTATGTACCCTGTTTGCTGAAAACACAACCTGACAGCCATCTCG GTGTATCATTCATCCCCAGAGAGGCTGGTGAGCATCTGGTCAGCATCATGAAGGACGGTGAGCATGTGAGCAACAGTCCCATCTCTCTTTCAATCAGTCAGGCGGAGATAGGAGATACCAGCAAGGTGAAGGCCTTCGGCACCGGCTTACATACAGGGCGCACCTTCTGCACATCTGAATTTGTGGTTGACACTTGGGATGCAG GATATGGTGGGCTAACAGTTGTAATTGAGGGTCCCAGTAAAGTAGACGTTCACACTGAGGAGCTGGAGCACGGAACCTGCAATATATCATACTGCCCAATCAAGGCTGGGAATTACAAAATCTCCATTAAATTCTCAGATGAACACATTCCAG GGAGTCCTTTTACAGCTGTGGTGACAGACCGTGGGTTTATGAGAGAGAACATCACGTACAACCAGAAAGCAGCTCCTATTGCCAGCGTTGGGAGTGAATGCAGTTTAGCCTTCAAAATCCCAG GTACTGATGCTCAGACTCTGTCTGCTTATGTGCATGAGCCCTCAGGACGTCCAGGAGAGGCTGTTATTGTTGCTACAGGCAGTGACACCTATGCAGTGAGCTTTCTAGCTAAAGAGAAGGGAGTTTATAATGTGACTGTAAATAACCAAGATCAGACAATCCCTGGTTGGCCACTGCAGTACACCGTCGGCCCACTTGGACAGGGAGGATGTGAAAAGGTCCAGGTGTGGGGGAAAGGCCTTCAAAAAGCTCTGGCAAGTGTTCCAG CTGACTTTAATATTTGGTCCCGTGAGGCCGGAACGGGAACTCTGTCTGTCTCAGTAGAGGGTCCTGGAAAGATTGAGCTCCACTTTGACGATCAGCTGGATGGTTCTTGCATTGTGTCCTATACTGCTCAAGAGCCTG GTGACTATGAGGTTTCAGTCATGTTTGATGAGGAGCATGTTTCTCAAAGCCCTTTCTATGTGACTGTCAGTGCCGGCACAGATAAGAGTCTCTCACAAGGACAAAATTGCTCTG CCGTAGATCATAATCAGATGTGTAACAGCTATGAGGAACCCTCTCTGTCAGACATGGAGATAAACACAACATCTGACAGCAGTGCTGAGCCAGTTTTCCTGTCTGACGCTAGTAAAGTCATCTGCCATGGCCCAGGCCTGAGTAAGGGCTTTCTAGGAcgcaaaaacactttttatgtgGACTGCAGTAAAGCTG GACAAAACCTTCTTTTTGTTGGCATGCATGGCCCCACCGTCCCCTGCGAGCGGGTGTCAATCATTCACATGGGCGGACATCAGTACAGGATCAACTACGCTGTGAAAGAAAGAGGAAAATACATATTAGCAGTGAAGTGGGGAGATGAACACATTCCAGGATCTCCATTCCATATTACTGTTCTGTGA